One window of the Leishmania mexicana MHOM/GT/2001/U1103 complete genome, chromosome 11 genome contains the following:
- a CDS encoding putative ABC transporter, giving the protein MEHRMQQKQRAWVETLVELLIPFLFFIGVIILWCAFGEEIHPEKQMLNHTAVSSLTIPGFYKEVTCNNVSMGVIPGIEDCTTVPYSYNCSGDESSLPVKGLCFSDTLSGARLIALYLNAILGNAVRVPPLDTLIMMQWIARKFGRDITQGVGSAALAAAGMMDNTRYDAIMNSGMLYFAPRARVPTSLIDYLNNNTHYFQYVYGGTFDTVGEAENHVRTTLGFHWAIVEVNAFNTTDFDVVLHMNPTSLPPLTKVVDARYPGGYHFDRSEMYIASGFNSLQEALYQCYLRHLGYTDGELIHPYSTSLGYQSYKEKKLLKTASVLVAFILVLSFLHSVSQLTKRIVLEKELRIREAMQIMGLSSTSLHLSWLVTYALQYLPVCIVMTILMKLTLAPSSDAFVLFMTFYLFAMSTIPLSGLIAAFFSKARLASMLAPLIYFVLSVPTFASSTVSANAIIGMSLLSPTALAAVLTNILTLEVAAGFGPNQLNSNALTPKSSILYAVLAADFVLYYILMLYLDNVMPKDWGTRKHLLFFIIDPVMWCFNSKHKRLEGGADGRAENGVFEDVDGDDDAVVLDGLRKEYSRGGKTFVAVNNLYWGMREGEISVLLGHNGAGKTTVLNMMTGMVEPDAGDCYVYGYSVRNELERVRQQIGYCPQHNILWGELTCRDHLEYYGKIKGLRGWELEEVLRMILKEVDLLDKIECPSRALSGGQRRKLSVAIAFVGRSPLIFLDEPTAGMDVGARRYTWELLRRMSAHHTIFLTTHYMDEADLLGHKIGIMSRGRMQCSGSSMFLKSRLGVGYNIVISVDPEVEAEAIDRLVVSLVPSAEALRFNGCEIVYKLPMHDLEVFPSLLESLEENGKGIGVRGYSLSATTLEEVFLQIVMDEEKNHKASSAVEENGDVVQEENNAVWNCEMMTGTRRRLVSQFKSMMLKRLRNALRDRKMQCFQVVCPVVCVMVAMLLTLFNFTETGSLSLSSEMFGETVQMQVSGCEKYFGSTNKATRQGSYITDLNFANGQDLSFYATDTATQLTMPRYTSLFCGDPGLQHVVPFEFDATFLFYNTSAYHSGGLVLQQLYTYILQSFTNSVQRTFKTGAKPMPTTMRDSSVKGGVQTILMGAIIMIPFTFLPSNVVAWVVKERECKARHLQNVSGLNFYIYWLTNFLFDTVAYMMTLSLVLLIFLMFNREEYAGKSTAGPAIVLFLIYGLCSTVSAYVVSFCFHEHSAAQSATMAVNFVAGFLLVMMVFILSLVDSTAKISRNLRWPFRLVPSYCVGESIINLAMDRQQAVLNLPSNPWAMEVVGWPCVFMAIEFPIFLLATLFIDHPRRRMWGQTGSYDRCAPAEVVDDEDSDVEDEREEVYQQEKKNVNMDVVRVVDLRKVYPNGKVAVRNLAFSILPDEVFGFLGTNGAGKTTTISMLCQEFIPTSGNAYVCGYDIVTESEQALQCIGYCPQFDATLDLLTVEEHLELYAGIRGILYEQRSKVVAGLMRLCDITELRNTTSAQLSGGNRRKLSVALSLMGSPQVVFLDEPSAGMDPVARRGLWNAIQKVSQNSSVVLTTHHLEEVEALADTVGIMADGALRCIGDKIHLKNKYGSGFELSVRIARKDMRAVVQRFVEENFPEAVLNEFKGQRFVFALPQDTKLSEAFRQLQHNKRRLHITDYTVSQTSIEQVFLRISEQQEVRGDLGKKKMVHFVKSRATLHTYNGVPTKKKRLQEPVEKTVMVSSAAMEAYRRRKLMAGIVDEVARSERSECIDRHGEEESDEGNNIVRSFTTGSQCAPAGRGSVSNVHCAPSRRKRSAVNFVAASGEDRNAGCKKPYSNTCGSSSEGQAYSHGYNYDSSSGYVVPNQCNGNSESFGYDYRYNLHSDGAAGYPQSQNPYNSYCSGGNTKYS; this is encoded by the coding sequence ATGGAGCACAGGATGCAGCAGAAACAGCGGGCATGGGTCGAGACCTTGGTGGAGCTTCTGatcccctttctcttcttcatTGGCGTCATTATTCTCTGGTGTGCCTTTGGCGAGGAGATCCACCCAGAAAAGCAAATGCTGAACCACACCGCCGTTTCATCCCTCACGATCCCCGGTTTTTACAAGGAAGTGACGTGCAACAACGTGTCCATGGGCGTCATTCCTGGTATCGAGGACTGCACCACCGTCCCTTACTCGTACAACTGCAGCGGGGACGAATCGAGCTTGCCTGTGAAGGGGCTGTGCTTCAGCGACACCCTCAGCGGCGCTAGACTGATTGCCTTGTACCTCAATGCGATTCTCGGGAACGCTGTCCGGGTACCGCCGCTGGACACGCTCATCATGATGCAGTGGATTGCGCGTAAGTTTGGAAGGGACATCACCCAAGGCGTCGGATCCGCGGcgcttgccgccgccggaaTGATGGACAATACTCGCTACGATGCCATCATGAATTCCGGCATGCTGTATTTTGCGCCACGTGCAAGGGTTCCCACGTCCCTCATCGACTACCTCAACAACAACACGCACTACTTCCAGTACGTCTACGGCGGCACGTTCGACACcgtgggggaggcggagaacCACGTAAGGACCACTCTGGGGTTTCACTGGGCCATTGTCGAAGTGAATGCCTTTAACACTACAGACTTCGATGTAGTGCTGCACATGAACCCGActtcgctgccgcccctAACGAAGGTAGTGGACGCGCGGTACCCCGGCGGCTACCATTTTGATCGGTCTGAGATGTACATCGCCTCCGGCTTTAATAGCCTCCAGGAAGCTTTGTACCAGTGCTACCTGCGTCACCTAGGCTACACCGATGGTGAGCTTATCCACCCCTACTCGACCTCGCTCGGTTACCAGAGCTACAAGGAGAAGAAGCTGCTCAAGACTGCCTCGGTGCTAGTTGCCTTCATTCTCGTCCTCTCATTTTTGCACTCGGTGTCGCAGCTGACGAAGCGTAttgtgctggagaaggagctaCGGATTCGCGAGGCGATGCAGATCATGGGGCTCAGCAGCACATCACTTCACCTCTCTTGGCTCGTTACCTACGCCCTGCAGTACCTCCCGGTGTGCATCGTCATGACCATCTTGATGAAGCTCACGCTCGCGCCGAGCAGCGATGCATTCGTGCTCTTCATGACCTTTTACCTCTTCGCCATGAGCACAATCCCCCTCTCAGGCCTCATTGCCGCCTTCTTCAGTAAGGCTCGCCTCGCCTCGATGCTTGCGCCACTCATATACTTTGTGCTGTCTGTGCCGACATTCGCCTCTTCGACCGTATCAGCCAACGCGATTATCGGCAtgtctctcctctcgcccACGGCGCTTGCAGCTGTTCTGACCAACATTCTCACGCTGGAGGTCGCCGCCGGCTTTGGCCCTAATCAGCTCAACAGCAACGCACTGACGCCGAAGAGCTCTATCTTGTACGCCGTCCTCGCTGCTGATTTCGTCCTGTACTACATCTTGATGCTGTACCTCGACAACGTTATGCCGAAAGACTGGGGTACGCGCAAGCACCTGCTCTTCTTCATCATTGACCCCGTCATGTGGTGCTTCAACTCTAAGCACAAGCGCctcgaaggcggcgcggACGGGCGCGCGGAGAACGGCGTGTTTGAGGACgtcgacggtgacgacgacgcggtggtGTTGGACGGGCTGCGCAAGGAGTACTCGCGCGGCGGCAAGACGTTCGTTGCGGTGAACAACCTGTACTGGGGGATGCGCGAGGGCGAGATCtctgtgctgctggggcacaacggcgccggcaagACGACGGTGCTGAACATGATGACGGGGATGGTGGAGCCGGACGCGGGCGACTGCTACGTCTACGGCTACTCTGTCCGAAACGAGCTAGagagggtgcggcagcagatCGGGTACTGCCCGCAGCACAACATCCTGTGGGGCGAGCTGACGTGCCGCGACCACCTCGAGTACTACGGAAAGATCAAGGGGCTGCGCGGGTGGGAGCTGGAAGAGGTCTTGCGGATGATCCTAAAGGAGGTGGATCTGCTGGACAAGATCGAGTGCCCTTCTCGTGCGCTCTCCGGAGGTCAGAGGCGCAAGCTCTCTGTCGCGATTGCGTTTGTTGGCCGCAGCCCTCTCATCTTCCTGGACGAGCCCACGGCTGGCATGGATGTGGGTGCGCGCCGATACACgtgggagctgctgcgacgcaTGTCCGCTCATCACACCATTTTCCTGACGACGCACTACATGGACGAGGCGGATCTGCTGGGACACAAGATCGGGATCATGAGCCGAGGCCGTATGCAGTGCTCTGGCAGCAGCATGTTCCTGAAGAGTCGCCTCGGTGTCGGCTACAACATCGTCATCTCCGTCGACCCCGAGGTGGAAGCAGAGGCGATCGACCGTCTCGTCGTTTCTCTTGTACCCAGCGCCGAGGCGTTGAGGTTCAATGGCTGCGAAATTGTCTACAAGCTGCCCATGCACGATCTCGAGGTGTttccgtcgctgctggagagtCTCGAAGAGAATGGCAAAGGCATCGGCGTGCGTGGCTACTCGCTgtcggcgacgacgctggaggaggtgttTCTCCAAATCGTGATGGATGAAGAGAAGAACCACAAagcgagcagcgccgtcgaggAGAACGGGGATGTCGTCCAGGAAGAGAACAACGCCGTGTGGAATTGCGAGATGATGACGGGCACGCGTCGGCGGCTGGTGTCGCAGTTCAAGTCCATGATGCTGAAGAGGCTGCGGAACGCGCTGCGAGACCGCAAGATGCAGTGCTTCCAGGTGGTCTGCCCCGTGGTATGCGTCATGGTGGCCATGCTGCTCACCCTCTTCAACTTTACTGAGACCGGATCCCTGAGCCTCTCCAGTGAAATGTTCGGCGAGACGGTGCAGATGCAGGTGTCAGGCTGCGAGAAGTACTTCGGCTCCACGAACAAGGCTACCCGCCAAGGCTCCTACATCACCGACCTCAATTTCGCCAACGGGCAAGACCTGTCCTTCTACGCCACCGACACTGCAACGCAGCTGACGATGCCGCGCTACACCTCGCTCTTCTGTGGCGACCCGGGGCTGCAGCACGTCGTCCCTTTCGAGTTCGACGCCACCTTCCTCTTCTACAACACCTCCGCTTACCACTCCGGTGGTCTGGTGCTCCAACAGCTGTACACATACATTCTTCAGTCCTTCACAAATAGTGTCCAGCGCACCTTCAAGACTGGCGCCAAGCCTATGCCAACCACCATGAGGGACTCCAGTGTGAAAGGCGGTGTGCAGACGATTCTCATGGGCGCGATTATCATGATCCCGTTCACGTTCCTGCCGTCAAACGTGGTGGCGTGGGTGGTGAAGGAGCGCGAGTGCAAGGCGCGGCATCTGCAGAACGTCTCGGGGCTGAACTTTTACATCTACTGGCTCACGAATTTTCTCTTCGACACGGTTGCCTACATGATGACGCTCAGTTTGGTGCTGCTCATCTTCCTAATGTTCAACCGCGAGGAGTACGCTGGCAAAAGCACGGCCGGGCCGGCAATTGTCTTGTTTCTCATTTATGGCCTCTGTAGCACTGTGAGCGCGTATGTGGTCAGCTTTTGCTTCCATGAGCATTCAGCAGCACAGTCAGCGACGATGGCCGTCAACTTCGTAGCCGGTTTCCTGCTTGTTATGATGGTGTTTATTCTCTCGCTGGTGGACTCTACAGCGAAGATATCGCGGAACCTTCGCTGGCCGTTCCGGCTGGTTCCGTCGTACTGCGTGGGCGAGTCTATCATCAACCTCGCCATGGACCGACAGCAGGCGGTCCTGAACCTCCCGTCGAACCCGTGGgcgatggaggtggtgggcTGGCCGTGCGTGTTTATGGCGATCGAGTTCCCCATCTTTCTTCTGGCAACCCTCTTCATTGACcacccgcggcggcgcatgtGGGGGCAGACGGGTAGCTATGACCGCTGTGCCCCGGCCGAGGTGGTCGACGATGAGGACTCCGATGTGGAGGATGAACGGGAGGAGGTGTATCAgcaggagaaaaaaaacgtcaACATGGACGTTGTGCGCGTGGTGGACCTGCGCAAGGTGTACCCCAACGGcaaggtggcggtgcgcaaCCTTGCTTTTAGCATCTTGCCAGACGAGGTGTTCGGCTTCCTCGGCACGAATGGCGCTGGTAAGACGACAACGATTTCGATGCTTTGCCAGGAGTTCATTCCCACAAGCGGCAACGCCTATGTGTGCGGGTACGACATCGTGACGGAGAGCGAGCAGGCGCTACAGTGCATCGGGTACTGCCCGCAGTTCGACGCGACGCTGGACCTGTTGACGGTGGAAGAGCACCTGGAGCTGTACGCGGGCATCCGCGGCATCCTCTACGAGCAGCGTAGCAAGGTGGTGGCTGGCCTGATGCGCTTGTGCGATATTACTGAGCTCCGCAACACAACGTCCGCACAGCTGTCCGGCGGCAATCGGCGCAAGCTGTCTGTGGCACTTTCTCTCATGGGCTCGCCGCAGGTGGTCTTCCTGGACGAGCCGTCTGCCGGCATGGACCctgtggcgcggcgcggaCTCTGGAACGCGATCCAGAAGGTTTCTCAGAACAGCTCCGTTGTGCTGACGACGCACCacctggaggaggtggaggcgcttgCGGACACGGTGGGCATCATGGCTGACGGAGCCCTGCGCTGCATCGGCGACAAGATCCACCTGAAGAACAAGTATGGCAGTGGATTCGAATTGAGTGTCCGTATTGCGCGGAAAGACATGCGGGCAGTTGTGCAGCGCTTTGTGGAGGAGAACTTCCCCGAAGCCGTGCTGAACGAGTTCAAGGGGCAACGGTTTGTcttcgcgctgccgcaggacACGAAGCTCTCAGAGGCGTTTAGGCAGCTGCAACACAACAAGAGGCGGCTGCACATCACAGACTACACCGTATCGCAAACCTCAATCGAGCAGGTCTTCTTGCGCATTAGCGAGCAGCAGGAAGTGCGTGGTGACCTCGGGAAAAAGAAGATGGTGCACTTCGTGAAGAGCCGTGCCACTCTGCACACCTACAACGGCGTCCCaacaaagaagaagcgcCTCCAGGAACCGGTTGAAAAGACGGTGATGGTCAGCTCAGCCGCCATGGAGGCTTATCGACGCCGGAAGCTGATGGCTGGCATTGTGGATGAGGTTGCCCGATCTGAAAGGAGCGAATGCATCGACAGGCATGGGGAGGAAGAAAGCGACGAAGGCAACAACATCGTGAGGAGCTTCACTACCGGCTCGCAGTGCGCTCCGGCGGGCCGGGGCAGCGTTAGTAATGTCCACTGCGCCCCCTCCAGACGCAAGCGTAGCGCGGTAAACTTTGTGGCCGCCTCCGGGGAGGACCGGAATGCGGGCTGCAAAAAGCCATATAGCAATACGTGCGGGTCAAGCTCTGAAGGACAGGCCTACAGCCACGGGTACAACTACGATTCTTCGAGTGGGTACGTGGTCCCGAACCAGTGTAACGGCAACAGCGAAAGTTTCGGCTATGACTACAGGTATAATTTGCACAGTGACGGTGCGGCAGGATACCCGCAGTCACAAAATCCGTACAACAGCTACTGCAGCGGAGGAAACACGAAATATAGTTGA